From a single Theropithecus gelada isolate Dixy chromosome 10, Tgel_1.0, whole genome shotgun sequence genomic region:
- the NCOA5 gene encoding nuclear receptor coactivator 5 isoform X5, which translates to MRDVRDMRDLRDFRDLRDSRDFRDQRDPMYDRYRDMRDSRDPMYRREGSYDRYLRMDDYCRRKDDSYFDRYRDSFDGRGPPGPESQSRAKERLKREERRREELYRQYFEEIQRRFDAERPVDCSVIVVNKQTKDYAESVGRKVRDLGMVVDLIFLNTEVSLSQALEDVSRGGSPFAIVITQQHQIHRSCTVNIMFGTPQEHRNMPQADAMVLVARNYERYKNECREKEREEIARQAAKMADEAILQERERGGPEEGVRGGHPPAIQSLINLLADNRYLTAEETDKIINYLRERKERLMRSSTDSLPGELRGRAEARFPANHSGRPRVPR; encoded by the exons ATGCGCGACGTTCGGGACATGAGGGATCTTAGAGACTTTCGTGATCTAAGAGACTCTAGGGATTTTCGAGATCAGCGAGACCCCATGTACGATAGATACAGAGACATGAGAGACTCCCGAGATCCTATGTACAG GAGAGAAGGCTCTTATGACCGATACCTACGAATGGATGACTATTGCAGGAGAAAGGATGACTCTTATTTTGACCGTTACAGAGATAGCTTTGATGGACGAGGCCCTCCAGGCCCAGAAAGTCAGTCTCGTGCAAAAG AGCGTTTGAAACGTGAGGAACGGCGTAGAGAAGAGCTTTATCGTCAATATTTTGAGGAAATCCAGAGACGCTTTGATGCCGAAAGGCCCGTTGATTGTTCTGTGATTGTTGTCAACAAACAGACAAA AGACTATGCTGAGTCTGTGGGGCGGAAGGTGCGAgacctgggcatggtagtggactTGATCTTCCTTAACACAGAGGTGTCGTTGTCGCAAGCCTTGGAGGATGTTAGCAGGGGAGGTTCTCCTTTTGCTATTGTCATCACCCAGCAACACCAGATTCACCGCTCCTGCACAGTCAACATCATGTTTGGAACCCCGCAAG AGCATCGCAACATGCCCCAGGCAGATGCCATGGTGCTGGTGGCCAGAAATTATGAGCGCTACAAGAATGAGTGCCGGGAGAAGGAACGTGAGGAGATTGCCAGACAGGCAGCCAAGATGGCCGATGAAGCCATCctgcaggaaagagagagaggaggcccTGAGGAGGGAGTGCGTGGGGGCCACCCTCCAGCCATCCAGAGCCTCATTAACCTGCTGGCAGACAACAGGTACCTCACTGCTGAAGAGACTGACAAGATCATCAACTACCTGCGAGAGCGGAAGGAGCGGCTAATGAGGAGCAGCACCGACTCTCTGCCTGGTGAGCTACGTGGCAGGGCCGAG GCCCGATTTCCCGCCAACCACTCGGGGCGACCTCGGGTGCCTCGCTGA
- the NCOA5 gene encoding nuclear receptor coactivator 5 isoform X4: protein MALETVEIQGVIDPQFEEVQGESPGMAEMAGMPGTAETFEIPETCGTTDMRDSRDPMYRREGSYDRYLRMDDYCRRKDDSYFDRYRDSFDGRGPPGPESQSRAKERLKREERRREELYRQYFEEIQRRFDAERPVDCSVIVVNKQTKDYAESVGRKVRDLGMVVDLIFLNTEVSLSQALEDVSRGGSPFAIVITQQHQIHRSCTVNIMFGTPQEHRNMPQADAMVLVARNYERYKNECREKEREEIARQAAKMADEAILQERERGGPEEGVRGGHPPAIQSLINLLADNRYLTAEETDKIINYLRERKERLMRSSTDSLPGELRGRAEARFPANHSGRPRVPR from the exons ATGGCTTTGGAGACAGTCGAGATTCAAGGCGTGATCGATCCCCAATTCGAGGAAGTCCAAGGAGAGAGCCCAGGGATGGCAGAAATGGCCGGGATGCCCGGGACAGCAGAGACATTCGAGATCCCCGAGACTTGCGGGACCACAGAC ATGAGAGACTCCCGAGATCCTATGTACAG GAGAGAAGGCTCTTATGACCGATACCTACGAATGGATGACTATTGCAGGAGAAAGGATGACTCTTATTTTGACCGTTACAGAGATAGCTTTGATGGACGAGGCCCTCCAGGCCCAGAAAGTCAGTCTCGTGCAAAAG AGCGTTTGAAACGTGAGGAACGGCGTAGAGAAGAGCTTTATCGTCAATATTTTGAGGAAATCCAGAGACGCTTTGATGCCGAAAGGCCCGTTGATTGTTCTGTGATTGTTGTCAACAAACAGACAAA AGACTATGCTGAGTCTGTGGGGCGGAAGGTGCGAgacctgggcatggtagtggactTGATCTTCCTTAACACAGAGGTGTCGTTGTCGCAAGCCTTGGAGGATGTTAGCAGGGGAGGTTCTCCTTTTGCTATTGTCATCACCCAGCAACACCAGATTCACCGCTCCTGCACAGTCAACATCATGTTTGGAACCCCGCAAG AGCATCGCAACATGCCCCAGGCAGATGCCATGGTGCTGGTGGCCAGAAATTATGAGCGCTACAAGAATGAGTGCCGGGAGAAGGAACGTGAGGAGATTGCCAGACAGGCAGCCAAGATGGCCGATGAAGCCATCctgcaggaaagagagagaggaggcccTGAGGAGGGAGTGCGTGGGGGCCACCCTCCAGCCATCCAGAGCCTCATTAACCTGCTGGCAGACAACAGGTACCTCACTGCTGAAGAGACTGACAAGATCATCAACTACCTGCGAGAGCGGAAGGAGCGGCTAATGAGGAGCAGCACCGACTCTCTGCCTGGTGAGCTACGTGGCAGGGCCGAG GCCCGATTTCCCGCCAACCACTCGGGGCGACCTCGGGTGCCTCGCTGA
- the NCOA5 gene encoding nuclear receptor coactivator 5 isoform X2 has protein sequence MRDVRDMRDLRDFRDLRDSRDFRDQRDPMYDRYRDMRDSRDPMYRREGSYDRYLRMDDYCRRKDDSYFDRYRDSFDGRGPPGPESQSRAKERLKREERRREELYRQYFEEIQRRFDAERPVDCSVIVVNKQTKDYAESVGRKVRDLGMVVDLIFLNTEVSLSQALEDVSRGGSPFAIVITQQHQIHRSCTVNIMFGTPQEHRNMPQADAMVLVARNYERYKNECREKEREEIARQAAKMADEAILQERERGGPEEGVRGGHPPAIQSLINLLADNRYLTAEETDKIINYLRERKERLMRSSTDSLPGPISRQPLGATSGASLKTQPSSQPLQSGQVLPSATPTPSAPPTSQQELQAKILSLFNSGTVTANSSSSSPSVAAGNTPNQNFSTAPNSQPQQRSQASGNQPPSILGQGGSAQNMGPRPGAPSQGLFGQPSSRLAPASNMASQRPVSSTGINFDNPSVQKALDTLIQSGPALSHLVSQTTAQMGQPQAPMGSYQRHY, from the exons ATGCGCGACGTTCGGGACATGAGGGATCTTAGAGACTTTCGTGATCTAAGAGACTCTAGGGATTTTCGAGATCAGCGAGACCCCATGTACGATAGATACAGAGACATGAGAGACTCCCGAGATCCTATGTACAG GAGAGAAGGCTCTTATGACCGATACCTACGAATGGATGACTATTGCAGGAGAAAGGATGACTCTTATTTTGACCGTTACAGAGATAGCTTTGATGGACGAGGCCCTCCAGGCCCAGAAAGTCAGTCTCGTGCAAAAG AGCGTTTGAAACGTGAGGAACGGCGTAGAGAAGAGCTTTATCGTCAATATTTTGAGGAAATCCAGAGACGCTTTGATGCCGAAAGGCCCGTTGATTGTTCTGTGATTGTTGTCAACAAACAGACAAA AGACTATGCTGAGTCTGTGGGGCGGAAGGTGCGAgacctgggcatggtagtggactTGATCTTCCTTAACACAGAGGTGTCGTTGTCGCAAGCCTTGGAGGATGTTAGCAGGGGAGGTTCTCCTTTTGCTATTGTCATCACCCAGCAACACCAGATTCACCGCTCCTGCACAGTCAACATCATGTTTGGAACCCCGCAAG AGCATCGCAACATGCCCCAGGCAGATGCCATGGTGCTGGTGGCCAGAAATTATGAGCGCTACAAGAATGAGTGCCGGGAGAAGGAACGTGAGGAGATTGCCAGACAGGCAGCCAAGATGGCCGATGAAGCCATCctgcaggaaagagagagaggaggcccTGAGGAGGGAGTGCGTGGGGGCCACCCTCCAGCCATCCAGAGCCTCATTAACCTGCTGGCAGACAACAGGTACCTCACTGCTGAAGAGACTGACAAGATCATCAACTACCTGCGAGAGCGGAAGGAGCGGCTAATGAGGAGCAGCACCGACTCTCTGCCTG GCCCGATTTCCCGCCAACCACTCGGGGCGACCTCGGGTGCCTCGCTGAAGACACAGCCAAGCTCCCAACCGCTCCAGAGCGGCCAAGTGCTCCCCTCTGCTACACCCACTCCATCTGcaccccccacctcccagcaAGAGCTTCAGGCCAAAATCCTCAGCCTCTTCAATAGTGGCACGGTGACGGCCAATAGCAGCTCTTCATCCCCCTCGGTTGCTGCCGGAAACACCCCAAACCAGAATTTTTCCACAGCACCAAACAGCCAGCCTCAACAAAGATCACAGGCCTCTGGCAATCAGCCTCCAAGCATTTTGGGACAGGGAGGATCTGCTCAGAACATGGGCCCCAGACCTGGGGCTCCTTCCCAGGGGCTTTTTGGCCAGCCTTCCAGTCGCCTGGCACCTGCTAGCAACATGGCTAGCCAGAGGCCCGTGTCTTCCACAGGTATCAACTTTGACAATCCAAGTGTACAGAAGGCTCTGGATACCCTGATCCAGAGTGGCCCTGCTCTCTCCCACCTGGTTAGCCAGACCACAGCACAGATGGGGCAGCCACAGGCCCCCATGGGATCTTACCAGAGGCATTACTGA
- the NCOA5 gene encoding nuclear receptor coactivator 5 isoform X3, whose product MNTAPSRPSPTRRDPYGFGDSRDSRRDRSPIRGSPRREPRDGRNGRDARDSRDIRDPRDLRDHRHSRDLRDHRDSRSMRDVRDMRDLRDFRDLRDSRDFRDQRDPMYDRYRDMRDSRDPMYRREGSYDRYLRMDDYCRRKDDSYFDRYRDSFDGRGPPGPESQSRAKERLKREERRREELYRQYFEEIQRRFDAERPVDCSVIVVNKQTKDYAESVGRKVRDLGMVVDLIFLNTEVSLSQALEDVSRGGSPFAIVITQQHQIHRSCTVNIMFGTPQEHRNMPQADAMVLVARNYERYKNECREKEREEIARQAAKMADEAILQERERGGPEEGVRGGHPPAIQSLINLLADNRYLTAEETDKIINYLRERKERLMRSSTDSLPGELRGRAEARFPANHSGRPRVPR is encoded by the exons ATGAATACGGCTCCATCAAGACCCAGCCCCACACGAAG GGATCCATATGGCTTTGGAGACAGTCGAGATTCAAGGCGTGATCGATCCCCAATTCGAGGAAGTCCAAGGAGAGAGCCCAGGGATGGCAGAAATGGCCGGGATGCCCGGGACAGCAGAGACATTCGAGATCCCCGAGACTTGCGGGACCACAGACATAGTAGAGACTTGCGGGATCACAGAGACAGCAGGAGTATGCGCGACGTTCGGGACATGAGGGATCTTAGAGACTTTCGTGATCTAAGAGACTCTAGGGATTTTCGAGATCAGCGAGACCCCATGTACGATAGATACAGAGACATGAGAGACTCCCGAGATCCTATGTACAG GAGAGAAGGCTCTTATGACCGATACCTACGAATGGATGACTATTGCAGGAGAAAGGATGACTCTTATTTTGACCGTTACAGAGATAGCTTTGATGGACGAGGCCCTCCAGGCCCAGAAAGTCAGTCTCGTGCAAAAG AGCGTTTGAAACGTGAGGAACGGCGTAGAGAAGAGCTTTATCGTCAATATTTTGAGGAAATCCAGAGACGCTTTGATGCCGAAAGGCCCGTTGATTGTTCTGTGATTGTTGTCAACAAACAGACAAA AGACTATGCTGAGTCTGTGGGGCGGAAGGTGCGAgacctgggcatggtagtggactTGATCTTCCTTAACACAGAGGTGTCGTTGTCGCAAGCCTTGGAGGATGTTAGCAGGGGAGGTTCTCCTTTTGCTATTGTCATCACCCAGCAACACCAGATTCACCGCTCCTGCACAGTCAACATCATGTTTGGAACCCCGCAAG AGCATCGCAACATGCCCCAGGCAGATGCCATGGTGCTGGTGGCCAGAAATTATGAGCGCTACAAGAATGAGTGCCGGGAGAAGGAACGTGAGGAGATTGCCAGACAGGCAGCCAAGATGGCCGATGAAGCCATCctgcaggaaagagagagaggaggcccTGAGGAGGGAGTGCGTGGGGGCCACCCTCCAGCCATCCAGAGCCTCATTAACCTGCTGGCAGACAACAGGTACCTCACTGCTGAAGAGACTGACAAGATCATCAACTACCTGCGAGAGCGGAAGGAGCGGCTAATGAGGAGCAGCACCGACTCTCTGCCTGGTGAGCTACGTGGCAGGGCCGAG GCCCGATTTCCCGCCAACCACTCGGGGCGACCTCGGGTGCCTCGCTGA
- the NCOA5 gene encoding nuclear receptor coactivator 5 isoform X1 gives MNTAPSRPSPTRRDPYGFGDSRDSRRDRSPIRGSPRREPRDGRNGRDARDSRDIRDPRDLRDHRHSRDLRDHRDSRSMRDVRDMRDLRDFRDLRDSRDFRDQRDPMYDRYRDMRDSRDPMYRREGSYDRYLRMDDYCRRKDDSYFDRYRDSFDGRGPPGPESQSRAKERLKREERRREELYRQYFEEIQRRFDAERPVDCSVIVVNKQTKDYAESVGRKVRDLGMVVDLIFLNTEVSLSQALEDVSRGGSPFAIVITQQHQIHRSCTVNIMFGTPQEHRNMPQADAMVLVARNYERYKNECREKEREEIARQAAKMADEAILQERERGGPEEGVRGGHPPAIQSLINLLADNRYLTAEETDKIINYLRERKERLMRSSTDSLPGPISRQPLGATSGASLKTQPSSQPLQSGQVLPSATPTPSAPPTSQQELQAKILSLFNSGTVTANSSSSSPSVAAGNTPNQNFSTAPNSQPQQRSQASGNQPPSILGQGGSAQNMGPRPGAPSQGLFGQPSSRLAPASNMASQRPVSSTGINFDNPSVQKALDTLIQSGPALSHLVSQTTAQMGQPQAPMGSYQRHY, from the exons ATGAATACGGCTCCATCAAGACCCAGCCCCACACGAAG GGATCCATATGGCTTTGGAGACAGTCGAGATTCAAGGCGTGATCGATCCCCAATTCGAGGAAGTCCAAGGAGAGAGCCCAGGGATGGCAGAAATGGCCGGGATGCCCGGGACAGCAGAGACATTCGAGATCCCCGAGACTTGCGGGACCACAGACATAGTAGAGACTTGCGGGATCACAGAGACAGCAGGAGTATGCGCGACGTTCGGGACATGAGGGATCTTAGAGACTTTCGTGATCTAAGAGACTCTAGGGATTTTCGAGATCAGCGAGACCCCATGTACGATAGATACAGAGACATGAGAGACTCCCGAGATCCTATGTACAG GAGAGAAGGCTCTTATGACCGATACCTACGAATGGATGACTATTGCAGGAGAAAGGATGACTCTTATTTTGACCGTTACAGAGATAGCTTTGATGGACGAGGCCCTCCAGGCCCAGAAAGTCAGTCTCGTGCAAAAG AGCGTTTGAAACGTGAGGAACGGCGTAGAGAAGAGCTTTATCGTCAATATTTTGAGGAAATCCAGAGACGCTTTGATGCCGAAAGGCCCGTTGATTGTTCTGTGATTGTTGTCAACAAACAGACAAA AGACTATGCTGAGTCTGTGGGGCGGAAGGTGCGAgacctgggcatggtagtggactTGATCTTCCTTAACACAGAGGTGTCGTTGTCGCAAGCCTTGGAGGATGTTAGCAGGGGAGGTTCTCCTTTTGCTATTGTCATCACCCAGCAACACCAGATTCACCGCTCCTGCACAGTCAACATCATGTTTGGAACCCCGCAAG AGCATCGCAACATGCCCCAGGCAGATGCCATGGTGCTGGTGGCCAGAAATTATGAGCGCTACAAGAATGAGTGCCGGGAGAAGGAACGTGAGGAGATTGCCAGACAGGCAGCCAAGATGGCCGATGAAGCCATCctgcaggaaagagagagaggaggcccTGAGGAGGGAGTGCGTGGGGGCCACCCTCCAGCCATCCAGAGCCTCATTAACCTGCTGGCAGACAACAGGTACCTCACTGCTGAAGAGACTGACAAGATCATCAACTACCTGCGAGAGCGGAAGGAGCGGCTAATGAGGAGCAGCACCGACTCTCTGCCTG GCCCGATTTCCCGCCAACCACTCGGGGCGACCTCGGGTGCCTCGCTGAAGACACAGCCAAGCTCCCAACCGCTCCAGAGCGGCCAAGTGCTCCCCTCTGCTACACCCACTCCATCTGcaccccccacctcccagcaAGAGCTTCAGGCCAAAATCCTCAGCCTCTTCAATAGTGGCACGGTGACGGCCAATAGCAGCTCTTCATCCCCCTCGGTTGCTGCCGGAAACACCCCAAACCAGAATTTTTCCACAGCACCAAACAGCCAGCCTCAACAAAGATCACAGGCCTCTGGCAATCAGCCTCCAAGCATTTTGGGACAGGGAGGATCTGCTCAGAACATGGGCCCCAGACCTGGGGCTCCTTCCCAGGGGCTTTTTGGCCAGCCTTCCAGTCGCCTGGCACCTGCTAGCAACATGGCTAGCCAGAGGCCCGTGTCTTCCACAGGTATCAACTTTGACAATCCAAGTGTACAGAAGGCTCTGGATACCCTGATCCAGAGTGGCCCTGCTCTCTCCCACCTGGTTAGCCAGACCACAGCACAGATGGGGCAGCCACAGGCCCCCATGGGATCTTACCAGAGGCATTACTGA